One genomic region from Dethiosulfovibrio russensis encodes:
- the rsgA gene encoding ribosome small subunit-dependent GTPase A, whose amino-acid sequence MKINMKELGLTSSLIEEASNYPELCVGRVISQYRDLYRVITERGDIKGEVSGKFRFEVRSPRDYPAVGDFVMVDRDNDDAGNGIIHAVLARKSVFIRRAAGTSNQEQVVASNIDIVFVCMSLNNDYNLRRLERYLSVAWDSGAIPVVVLTKADLCEDLPGRLSDLSSVVCGCDVLVSSGLTEDGLESLKGYMAPGKTVALIGSSGVGKSTLINGLAGSELLRTQGVRGDHKGRHTTTRRELVILPGGGIVIDTPGMRELGLDGLDLSRAFEDVEGLAVKCRFRDCSHNGEPGCAVRKAMDEGSLSPDRFASYMKLKREAKYEGLNSKQIEAEKNSSMYKEVGGIKNARKLAKSKNKFRG is encoded by the coding sequence ATGAAAATAAATATGAAAGAGCTAGGGCTCACATCGAGCCTGATAGAGGAAGCGTCGAATTACCCTGAGCTTTGCGTCGGTAGAGTGATATCGCAATACAGGGATCTTTACAGAGTAATCACGGAAAGAGGAGATATCAAAGGGGAAGTCTCCGGGAAGTTTCGCTTCGAGGTTAGATCTCCGAGAGATTACCCGGCGGTGGGGGACTTCGTCATGGTCGATCGTGATAACGACGACGCCGGAAACGGAATTATCCACGCCGTATTGGCAAGAAAGAGCGTCTTCATAAGAAGAGCTGCCGGAACGTCCAATCAGGAGCAGGTAGTGGCCTCGAATATCGATATCGTATTCGTGTGTATGTCCTTGAACAACGACTATAACCTGAGACGCCTTGAACGCTATCTGAGCGTAGCATGGGATAGTGGCGCGATTCCGGTGGTCGTGTTGACCAAGGCGGATCTTTGTGAAGATCTCCCAGGAAGGCTTTCCGATTTGAGCTCGGTCGTATGTGGCTGCGATGTTTTGGTCTCGTCCGGATTGACCGAGGACGGTCTCGAATCGCTGAAGGGATATATGGCACCGGGCAAGACCGTAGCCTTGATAGGATCGTCGGGAGTGGGAAAGTCCACCTTGATAAATGGGTTGGCCGGTAGCGAACTCCTCCGGACTCAGGGTGTAAGAGGAGACCACAAGGGCAGACATACTACGACCAGACGAGAATTGGTGATCTTGCCCGGTGGAGGTATCGTGATAGATACCCCTGGGATGAGGGAGCTTGGCTTAGATGGTCTCGATCTTTCCAGGGCTTTCGAGGACGTGGAGGGTCTTGCCGTAAAATGTAGATTTAGAGACTGTAGTCATAACGGAGAGCCAGGATGTGCCGTTCGTAAGGCCATGGACGAAGGCTCTCTTTCTCCCGATCGATTTGCCAGTTACATGAAACTGAAGAGAGAAGCAAAATACGAAGGTTTGAATTCCAAGCAGATCGAGGCGGAGAAAAATTCCTCCATGTATAAGGAGGTCGGAGGGATAAAGAACGCCCGAAAATTGGCCAAGTCCAAAAATAAGTTTAGAGGTTAA
- the lysW gene encoding lysine biosynthesis protein LysW produces MKVSCVVCEGSVALPDDAMIGELLICDDCGTELELVSLDPLKVEEAPEIQEDWGE; encoded by the coding sequence ATGAAGGTATCTTGCGTAGTGTGCGAAGGCAGCGTGGCTCTTCCCGACGATGCCATGATAGGTGAGTTGCTTATATGCGACGACTGTGGAACGGAGCTCGAGCTGGTGAGTCTGGATCCCCTCAAGGTGGAGGAGGCTCCTGAGATCCAGGAGGACTGGGGCGAATAG